From the genome of Notolabrus celidotus isolate fNotCel1 chromosome 5, fNotCel1.pri, whole genome shotgun sequence, one region includes:
- the LOC117812422 gene encoding heart- and neural crest derivatives-expressed protein 1-like isoform X1: protein MNLIGGYQHHHHLMHEPFPFVQRCHQDAPYFQSWVVNHGEMPPDFQIQAPYPAAELGPPGATHDARLEGLQAGMGKRRTSGPKKERRRTESINTAFAELRECIPNVPADTKLSKIKTLRLATSYIAYLMDVLAKDSGETEGFKAEIKKFENRDLKRKREPVGDLTTDGLQESIGAEKKVKGRTGWPQQVWALELNQ, encoded by the exons ATGAACCTGATCGGGGGCTACCAGCATCACCACCACCTGATGCACGAGCCCTTCCCGTTCGTCCAGCGGTGTCACCAGGATGCACCCTACTTCCAGAGCTGGGTGGTGAACCACGGCGAGATGCCCCCGGACTTTCAGATCCAGGCGCCCTACCCCGCCGCGGAGCTCGGACCGCCCGGAGCGACTCATGACGCCCGGCTGGAGGGTCTGCAGGCCGGGATGGGGAAGAGGAGGACGTCGGGGCCGAAGAAGGAGCGCCGGAGGACGGAGAGCATAAACACAGCCTTCGCAGAGCTGAGGGAGTGTATCCCCAACGTCCCCGCGGACACAAAACTGTCTAAAATTAAAACTTTACGCCTGGCGACCAGTTACATCGCCTACCTGATGGACGTGCTGGCCAAAGACTCCGGAGAGACGGAGGGCTTCAAGGCCGAGATTAAGAAATTCGAAAACAGGGATCTGAAGAGGAAACGGGAGCCGGTAGGTGACCTGACG ACTGACGGCCTTCAGGAGTCTATAGGAGCCGAGAAGAAGGTGAAGGGCCGGACCGGGTGGCCGCAGCAGGTCTGGGCTCTGGAGCTCAACCAGTga
- the LOC117812422 gene encoding heart- and neural crest derivatives-expressed protein 1-like isoform X2, producing the protein MNLIGGYQHHHHLMHEPFPFVQRCHQDAPYFQSWVVNHGEMPPDFQIQAPYPAAELGPPGATHDARLEGLQAGMGKRRTSGPKKERRRTESINTAFAELRECIPNVPADTKLSKIKTLRLATSYIAYLMDVLAKDSGETEGFKAEIKKFENRDLKRKREPTDGLQESIGAEKKVKGRTGWPQQVWALELNQ; encoded by the exons ATGAACCTGATCGGGGGCTACCAGCATCACCACCACCTGATGCACGAGCCCTTCCCGTTCGTCCAGCGGTGTCACCAGGATGCACCCTACTTCCAGAGCTGGGTGGTGAACCACGGCGAGATGCCCCCGGACTTTCAGATCCAGGCGCCCTACCCCGCCGCGGAGCTCGGACCGCCCGGAGCGACTCATGACGCCCGGCTGGAGGGTCTGCAGGCCGGGATGGGGAAGAGGAGGACGTCGGGGCCGAAGAAGGAGCGCCGGAGGACGGAGAGCATAAACACAGCCTTCGCAGAGCTGAGGGAGTGTATCCCCAACGTCCCCGCGGACACAAAACTGTCTAAAATTAAAACTTTACGCCTGGCGACCAGTTACATCGCCTACCTGATGGACGTGCTGGCCAAAGACTCCGGAGAGACGGAGGGCTTCAAGGCCGAGATTAAGAAATTCGAAAACAGGGATCTGAAGAGGAAACGGGAGCCG ACTGACGGCCTTCAGGAGTCTATAGGAGCCGAGAAGAAGGTGAAGGGCCGGACCGGGTGGCCGCAGCAGGTCTGGGCTCTGGAGCTCAACCAGTga